The following proteins come from a genomic window of Planctomycetia bacterium:
- a CDS encoding alpha/beta hydrolase, which translates to MIWWIVFLILAVLRWYIYRQDIKRLGETQARRRVVQGIFILLTVYLGILALLLGFESKLVYHPLSPREYWLPPPGVNHQEVKLKSSTGDEIHAWWCEQANAKFTILFSHGNAGNLSNHAWIIPELRKAFPCNVLIYDYPGFGYSTGKPGEAACYASAEAAYTWLLQEKKVPATQLILMGQSLGCAMACELASHHDHQALVLLSPFTTIRDLGQELMPIFPVRWLMGHRYDNRSKLEKLNKPLLIGHGTADEVIPFHHGQKLFDASASKSKKFHTIKGGTHNEFSPDYFVAVKQFLDELP; encoded by the coding sequence ATGATCTGGTGGATTGTTTTTCTAATACTGGCTGTACTTCGCTGGTACATCTATCGTCAGGATATTAAACGATTAGGGGAGACGCAGGCCCGCCGCAGGGTAGTTCAAGGAATCTTCATCTTGCTCACTGTTTATCTGGGGATACTGGCATTGCTCCTGGGTTTCGAAAGCAAACTGGTCTATCATCCTTTGTCGCCCAGAGAATACTGGTTGCCGCCACCTGGTGTAAATCATCAGGAAGTAAAACTGAAAAGCTCCACAGGTGATGAGATTCATGCCTGGTGGTGTGAACAGGCGAATGCAAAGTTCACCATCCTCTTCAGTCACGGCAATGCAGGCAATCTGAGCAACCATGCCTGGATCATTCCTGAGCTGCGCAAGGCATTTCCCTGCAATGTGCTCATCTATGACTATCCCGGATTTGGATACAGCACCGGCAAACCCGGCGAAGCAGCCTGTTATGCCAGTGCCGAAGCAGCATACACGTGGCTATTGCAGGAAAAGAAAGTGCCTGCAACTCAACTGATATTGATGGGGCAATCTTTAGGTTGTGCCATGGCGTGTGAACTAGCTTCGCATCACGATCACCAAGCTCTGGTATTGTTAAGCCCATTTACCACGATTCGCGACCTGGGACAGGAACTGATGCCCATCTTCCCGGTCCGCTGGCTCATGGGTCATCGCTACGACAACCGCAGCAAACTGGAAAAGCTCAACAAGCCACTGCTCATTGGACATGGCACTGCGGATGAAGTCATTCCTTTTCATCACGGACAGAAACTGTTTGATGCATCCGCCAGTAAAAGCAAAAAGTTCCACACCATCAAGGGTGGAACGCATAATGAATTCTCACCAGATTATTTCGTGGCAGTGAAACAGTTTCTTGATGAGCTTCCATAA
- the gcvPB gene encoding aminomethyl-transferring glycine dehydrogenase subunit GcvPB, with protein MDKRQSTQLLFELHKAGRRCHRLPECDVPALSVEKLIPKQYLADRPLPLPEVAESDVLRHYVNLSTQNMSVDTNFYPLGSCTMKYNPKRHERLASMSGIVDLHPLQSDASSQGMLELLYGMQQCLGEIAGLPAVSLQPSAGAQGELAALLVAAAYFKDKNEKRHKVLVPDSAHGTNPASAVIAGFEVVTVKSDEHGLVNFDDLKAKLNNDVAVFMITNPNTCGLFETKILEITKAVHAVGGLVYLDGANMNAILGRTRPGDFGADMMHYNVHKTFTGPHGAGGPGAGPIAVRDFLAPFLPTPIVAKKADGSFYLDDKRPKSIGRVRSFNGNIGILVRGYIYIRTLGPEGLREISEQAVLNANYLLARLKDHYEVPHGDRCMHEFVASARKDRRERRVSAMDIAKRLLDYGFHAPTVYFPLIIPEALMIEPTETESKETLDAFADTLIKMKSEDPALLQSAPQTLTICRPDEAKAAREPILKWVGSL; from the coding sequence GCAGTACCTGGCGGATCGGCCACTGCCTTTGCCTGAAGTTGCAGAGAGCGATGTGCTTCGGCATTACGTCAACCTTTCCACGCAGAACATGTCGGTCGATACGAATTTCTACCCGCTGGGGTCATGTACCATGAAGTACAACCCCAAGCGGCACGAACGGCTCGCAAGCATGTCGGGAATCGTTGATCTGCATCCACTCCAGAGCGATGCCTCTTCGCAAGGCATGCTGGAACTCCTTTACGGTATGCAGCAATGCCTGGGAGAAATTGCAGGCTTGCCCGCGGTATCGCTGCAGCCCTCTGCTGGCGCCCAGGGCGAGTTGGCTGCGTTGCTGGTAGCTGCAGCCTACTTCAAAGACAAGAATGAGAAGCGGCATAAGGTCCTGGTGCCTGATTCAGCACATGGCACTAACCCTGCCAGTGCAGTCATTGCAGGTTTCGAAGTTGTTACAGTCAAAAGTGACGAACATGGCTTGGTAAACTTTGATGATCTCAAGGCCAAGTTGAACAACGATGTTGCTGTGTTCATGATTACCAATCCGAACACCTGCGGATTATTCGAGACCAAGATTCTGGAAATCACCAAAGCTGTTCATGCAGTGGGCGGACTGGTCTATCTCGATGGCGCCAACATGAATGCCATCCTGGGTAGAACCCGGCCAGGCGATTTTGGCGCCGACATGATGCATTACAACGTGCACAAGACCTTCACTGGCCCGCATGGCGCTGGTGGCCCGGGTGCAGGCCCAATTGCGGTGCGTGATTTCCTCGCTCCTTTCCTGCCCACACCCATTGTTGCCAAAAAAGCGGATGGCAGTTTCTATCTCGATGATAAACGACCAAAATCTATCGGCAGAGTGCGCAGCTTTAATGGCAACATTGGCATCCTGGTACGTGGGTACATCTATATCCGCACGCTAGGGCCAGAGGGCCTTAGGGAAATCAGCGAGCAAGCTGTGCTCAATGCCAACTACCTATTGGCTCGACTGAAAGATCATTATGAAGTTCCGCATGGCGACCGGTGTATGCACGAGTTTGTCGCGAGCGCCAGGAAGGATCGCCGCGAACGACGAGTTTCCGCCATGGATATCGCCAAGCGGCTGCTCGATTATGGCTTCCATGCCCCGACGGTGTACTTCCCGCTCATCATCCCGGAAGCGCTCATGATTGAGCCTACAGAAACGGAAAGCAAGGAAACGCTCGATGCATTCGCCGACACGCTGATCAAAATGAAATCCGAAGATCCAGCGCTGCTGCAATCGGCTCCGCAGACACTTACGATCTGCCGGCCGGATGAAGCCAAGGCTGCGAGAGAACCGATACTCAAATGGGTTGGCAGCCTGTAG